A genomic window from Pseudomonas argentinensis includes:
- a CDS encoding FliI/YscN family ATPase has translation MNAPLHDLLPTLSARLADAQPRPLRGRIRSIRGTLIQASVPNVGIGELCRLSDPASGRVLTAEVVGFDGDEAILSPVGSLEGLSTRTEIVATGESQSVLVGDALLGRVIGPLGDVLDGGAPVSGLHRYPLQAEPPAPFSRQIVAQPMPLGIRAIDGLLTVARGQRMGIFGEPGVGKSSLLASIVRRSEAQVIVIGLIGERGREVRELLDVHLGAEARARTVAVVATSDRPATERVKAALVATAHAEYHRDQGRHVLLLLDSLTRFARAQREIGLAIGEPPTRRGYPPSLFSALPRLLERSGPAANGSITALYTVLTEGDAALDPVAEEVRSILDGHLVLSAELAQRNHFPAIDVLQSRSRLMDRVVEPEQRQLAGHLRALMARHADIELLLRTGDYVAGSDPLADEAIARQAAIEQFLRQDAAEPSGFDDTLRALRKVLG, from the coding sequence ATGAACGCGCCTCTGCATGACCTGCTGCCGACCCTGAGCGCGCGCCTGGCCGATGCCCAGCCGCGGCCGTTACGCGGGCGTATTCGCAGTATTCGCGGCACATTGATCCAGGCCAGTGTGCCGAACGTGGGCATTGGCGAGCTGTGCCGGCTCAGCGACCCGGCCAGCGGGCGGGTGCTCACCGCCGAAGTGGTGGGGTTCGATGGCGACGAGGCGATTCTCTCGCCCGTCGGTTCCCTGGAGGGGCTGTCGACTCGGACCGAAATCGTCGCCACCGGCGAAAGCCAGAGCGTACTGGTGGGCGATGCCTTGCTGGGGCGGGTGATCGGTCCCCTGGGCGACGTGCTCGATGGCGGTGCGCCGGTCAGTGGGTTGCACCGTTATCCCCTGCAGGCCGAGCCGCCTGCACCCTTTTCCCGGCAGATCGTCGCCCAGCCGATGCCACTGGGCATCCGCGCCATCGATGGTCTGCTCACCGTGGCGCGTGGGCAACGCATGGGCATCTTCGGCGAGCCCGGCGTGGGCAAGTCGTCGCTGCTGGCCAGCATCGTGCGGCGCAGCGAAGCCCAGGTGATCGTCATCGGCCTGATCGGCGAGCGCGGGCGTGAGGTGCGCGAGCTGCTCGATGTCCACCTGGGGGCAGAAGCGCGGGCGCGTACCGTCGCCGTGGTCGCCACCTCCGATCGCCCGGCCACCGAACGGGTCAAGGCGGCGCTGGTGGCCACCGCCCATGCCGAATACCACCGCGACCAGGGCCGCCATGTGCTCTTGCTGCTCGACAGCCTGACCCGTTTCGCCCGTGCCCAGCGCGAGATCGGCCTGGCCATCGGCGAGCCGCCGACCCGCCGCGGTTATCCGCCTTCGCTGTTCTCGGCCTTGCCGCGCCTGCTGGAACGCTCGGGGCCGGCGGCCAACGGCAGCATCACGGCGCTGTACACGGTGCTTACCGAAGGCGATGCGGCCCTCGACCCGGTGGCCGAGGAGGTGCGCTCGATCCTCGACGGGCACCTGGTGCTCAGCGCCGAGCTGGCCCAGCGCAACCACTTCCCGGCCATCGACGTGCTGCAGAGTCGCAGCCGTCTGATGGATCGCGTGGTCGAGCCGGAGCAGCGGCAGCTGGCCGGCCACCTGCGTGCCCTGATGGCCCGGCACGCTGACATCGAGCTGCTGCTGCGCACCGGTGACTACGTGGCCGGCAGCGATCCACTGGCTGACGAGGCGATCGCCCGCCAGGCCGCCATCGAACAGTTTCTGCGTCAGGATGCCGCCGAGCCCAGCGGCTTCGACGACACCCTGCGCGCGCTGCGCAAGGTGCTCGGATGA
- a CDS encoding EscS/YscS/HrcS family type III secretion system export apparatus protein, with protein sequence MGQDVFLSLMKQALMTVLLLSAPALGVAILIGLGVGLLQALTQIQDQTLPQAVKLVAVLLVLVLIGPLLATQVAALASHVLDNFPAWTR encoded by the coding sequence GTGGGCCAGGACGTATTTCTGTCGTTGATGAAACAGGCGCTGATGACCGTGCTGCTGCTCAGCGCCCCGGCGCTGGGCGTGGCCATTCTCATCGGCCTGGGGGTCGGCCTGCTGCAGGCGCTGACCCAGATCCAGGACCAGACCCTGCCGCAAGCGGTCAAGCTGGTGGCGGTGCTGCTGGTGCTGGTGCTGATCGGCCCGCTGTTGGCCACCCAGGTAGCGGCGCTGGCCAGCCACGTGCTGGACAATTTCCCTGCCTGGACGCGCTAG
- a CDS encoding type II and III secretion system protein family protein has product MIRLLVLTLCCLPLLALAQSPLGGDIALATGEGRIMRFSDPVEAVMIAEPGVADLQVISPGVIYLFGKRPGHTTLVALGSDEREVASLQISVGGNGRPITSALRSRYPQSGAEVQGVGNRLAARGQVSNVAEALDLNALLDPTGQDWQGAVNTATYAGSAQVNIRVRFAEVSREELLRYGVSWNALFNNGTFSFGLLTGGNLAAEAAAGGSNLIGVGLDSGNFNIDSVLEALQSNGVLEILAEPNITAMTGETASFLAGGEVPVPVPVNSDLVGVEYKSYGVSLLFSPTVLPGDRIGLQVRPEVSSLMGGSTLEVSGFRVPSFRVRRADTRVEVGSGQTFAIAGLFQRENSRDLEKVPLLGDMPVLGNLFRSKRFQQNETELVILITPYLVEPVQTQAMLTPLDKSLGARADGPARSGSFGFHLQ; this is encoded by the coding sequence ATGATCCGCCTGCTGGTGTTGACGCTGTGCTGCCTGCCGCTGCTGGCCCTGGCCCAGTCGCCTCTGGGCGGCGATATCGCCCTGGCCACCGGCGAGGGGCGGATCATGCGCTTCAGCGACCCGGTGGAGGCGGTGATGATCGCTGAGCCGGGCGTGGCCGACCTGCAGGTGATTTCGCCCGGGGTCATCTACCTGTTCGGCAAGCGCCCGGGTCATACCACCCTGGTGGCCCTGGGCAGTGACGAGCGGGAAGTCGCCTCGCTGCAGATCAGCGTCGGCGGCAACGGTCGGCCGATCACCAGTGCGCTGCGCAGCCGCTATCCGCAGAGCGGTGCCGAGGTGCAGGGCGTGGGCAACCGCCTGGCAGCCCGCGGCCAGGTCAGCAACGTGGCCGAGGCGCTGGACCTCAATGCCCTGCTCGACCCCACCGGGCAGGACTGGCAGGGGGCGGTAAACACCGCGACCTACGCGGGCTCTGCCCAGGTGAACATTCGCGTGCGCTTCGCCGAGGTGTCTCGCGAAGAGCTGCTGCGCTATGGCGTGAGCTGGAATGCGCTGTTCAACAACGGCACCTTCTCGTTCGGCCTGCTCACCGGCGGCAACCTGGCGGCGGAGGCCGCTGCCGGTGGTTCCAACCTGATCGGCGTGGGCCTGGACAGCGGCAATTTCAATATCGACAGCGTGCTCGAGGCGCTGCAGAGCAATGGCGTACTGGAGATCCTCGCCGAGCCCAACATCACCGCCATGACCGGTGAGACGGCAAGCTTCCTGGCAGGCGGCGAGGTGCCGGTGCCGGTGCCGGTGAACAGCGACCTGGTGGGCGTCGAATACAAATCCTACGGGGTGTCGTTGTTGTTCAGCCCCACCGTGTTGCCGGGCGACCGCATCGGCCTGCAGGTGCGCCCGGAAGTCAGTAGCCTGATGGGCGGTAGTACCCTGGAAGTCTCCGGGTTCCGCGTGCCCTCGTTCCGTGTGCGCCGCGCCGACACCCGCGTCGAGGTCGGCAGCGGGCAGACCTTTGCCATTGCCGGCCTGTTCCAGCGGGAGAATTCACGGGATCTGGAAAAGGTGCCGTTGCTGGGCGACATGCCGGTGCTCGGCAACCTGTTTCGCTCCAAGCGCTTTCAGCAGAACGAGACCGAGCTGGTGATTCTCATCACCCCCTATCTGGTCGAGCCGGTGCAGACCCAGGCCATGCTCACGCCGCTCGACAAGAGCCTGGGCGCCCGTGCCGATGGCCCGGCGCGCAGCGGCTCCTTCGGGTTCCACCTGCAATGA
- the sctQ gene encoding type III secretion system cytoplasmic ring protein SctQ, whose amino-acid sequence MNCRQSLPVPVLPLLPKLDVARQALLNRLLRRQLPWQGLIAGVRLEVAVGGPPLQDAACVVPGRLGTAALHLHLDAALLEGLLASLALQRDFGGLPAALQSVLLEKALLPWIEPLEAALGQPVSLDADSQPDDLMLTVQLSADGAPLGTLTLQLSHAAAQGVADLLERYLPVARHPLPTLQLGLALQRGWQTLSLGELRSLQPGDVLMLDCPVDADGLLVLAGGHRQARCKRQQSGLQLLEAWQPINPTMENAMGQDADDAQLDDVPLTVVCQIGSLEMPLGQLRELGEGSVLALPDADVQRVELLVNGRCVGRGELVAIGDGLGVRLTRFASPSGC is encoded by the coding sequence ATGAACTGCCGCCAATCGCTGCCCGTGCCGGTGTTGCCCCTGCTGCCGAAACTCGATGTCGCCAGGCAGGCGCTGCTCAATCGGCTGCTGCGCCGGCAGCTGCCCTGGCAGGGCCTGATCGCGGGTGTGCGCCTCGAAGTCGCGGTAGGCGGCCCGCCCTTGCAGGACGCCGCCTGTGTCGTGCCGGGGCGGTTGGGCACGGCCGCCCTGCACTTGCATCTGGATGCCGCCCTGCTCGAAGGGTTGCTGGCATCGCTGGCGCTGCAGCGCGACTTCGGGGGCCTGCCGGCGGCGCTGCAGAGCGTGCTGCTGGAAAAGGCGCTGCTGCCCTGGATCGAGCCGCTCGAAGCCGCCTTGGGCCAACCCGTAAGCCTGGACGCCGACTCGCAACCCGATGACCTGATGCTCACTGTGCAACTGAGTGCAGACGGTGCGCCGCTGGGCACGCTCACCCTGCAGTTGAGCCATGCCGCTGCGCAAGGCGTCGCCGATCTGCTGGAGCGCTACCTGCCGGTGGCGCGCCATCCGCTGCCGACCTTGCAGCTGGGCCTGGCCCTGCAGCGTGGCTGGCAGACCCTGAGCCTGGGCGAGCTGCGCAGCCTGCAGCCGGGCGACGTACTGATGCTCGACTGCCCAGTGGATGCCGACGGCCTGCTGGTGCTCGCCGGTGGCCATCGGCAGGCCCGTTGCAAACGCCAGCAATCCGGCTTGCAGCTGCTCGAAGCCTGGCAACCAATCAACCCGACGATGGAGAACGCCATGGGGCAAGACGCCGACGATGCGCAACTGGACGATGTGCCGCTGACCGTGGTCTGCCAGATCGGCAGCCTGGAGATGCCCCTGGGGCAACTGCGCGAGCTGGGCGAGGGCAGCGTGCTGGCATTGCCCGACGCCGATGTTCAGCGGGTCGAGCTGCTGGTCAATGGCCGCTGCGTGGGGCGTGGTGAGCTGGTCGCCATCGGCGATGGGCTCGGGGTGCGCCTGACCCGGTTCGCCAGCCCATCAGGCTGCTGA
- the sctL gene encoding type III secretion system stator protein SctL, with protein sequence MSALPDKPGQRILRAEEAAQWLDGYAFMQAAREEAERTQAALQQLRDQARDEGLAAGLAEGQREAAQLLARTAQQVDDYLAGLEAQMADLALGIARQVIGELDDAKRLAQCTRQALGAFRHAQRLRLQVRPDQLDAVGEQLRDLGERLDVEADDTLAAGHGRLSSPQASVELDLHTQLQGLRQALLPGSLEGGDERASA encoded by the coding sequence ATGAGCGCGCTGCCAGACAAGCCGGGCCAGCGCATCCTGCGTGCCGAGGAGGCAGCGCAGTGGCTCGACGGCTACGCCTTCATGCAGGCGGCCCGCGAGGAGGCCGAGCGAACCCAGGCAGCCTTGCAGCAACTGCGTGACCAGGCGCGAGACGAGGGCCTGGCGGCCGGCCTCGCCGAGGGGCAGCGCGAAGCGGCGCAGTTGCTGGCGCGCACGGCGCAGCAGGTCGATGACTACCTGGCCGGCCTCGAAGCGCAGATGGCCGACCTGGCGCTGGGCATCGCCCGGCAGGTGATCGGTGAGCTGGATGACGCCAAGCGCCTGGCCCAGTGCACGCGCCAGGCACTCGGTGCCTTTCGCCACGCCCAGCGGCTGCGCCTGCAGGTGCGGCCGGATCAGCTCGACGCCGTGGGTGAGCAACTGCGCGACCTCGGCGAGCGCCTCGACGTGGAGGCCGATGACACCCTCGCTGCCGGTCATGGGCGGTTGAGCAGCCCCCAGGCCAGCGTCGAGCTGGATCTGCATACCCAGCTTCAAGGGCTGCGCCAGGCACTGCTGCCCGGCAGTCTGGAGGGTGGCGATGAACGCGCCTCTGCATGA
- the sctV gene encoding type III secretion system export apparatus subunit SctV, whose translation MMARLGALAGMAAQRTEVVVVAFMMMAIVMMIIPLPTYLVDTLIGISIALSILVLIVAFYIRKPLELSALPALILLSTLFRLALSISTTRLILLHGDAGHIIEAFGKFVIAGEVVVGLVIFLIITVAQFVVITKGAERVAEVAARFSLDAMPGKQMSIDNDLRNGDIDANEARRRRSDLQRESQLFGAMDGSMKFVKGDAIAGLVILFVNLIGGLLIGMLSRGMSFADAGHTYSLLTVGDGLIAQIPALLIAVAAGTVVTRVNNEAEQADLGTEIIRQMGNSQRALTLTALILAAVAFIPGFPAPVFIGLSAVLGSCAWMLRRRQQREEQAEVVAAEVVEEAAADPEPEQQADAPAATADTRVLLSIGPGLAEAVPLQPFKQRLEVLCHDLHNELGIEFPMPSVVVDMAGSTGSYRVELEGVPVDQGELNPAQVLLKDDPVHLQLLDIAGEERASPLGSRAGLWIASEHQAELSDAGIVYLRPDEILRDVLARVLRRYAGDFLGIQETRQLLAHLEESHGELVKEALRAVPLQRIADALRRLVAEGVSIRNRRALLEAMVEWGGREGDVGRFSDHLRTALARQISHQHADEQRVIAAFVLGSALEAQLLEAARQQDTGRGEVRAREATRGLLKALRQACEQLPERVKPTLVVHPELRRRILRLCIRDELEMAVLSFTELAPEYSLQAIKVIGAPSTARAEKSQPAPALAGAT comes from the coding sequence ATGATGGCGCGCCTGGGAGCCCTGGCGGGCATGGCGGCGCAACGCACCGAGGTGGTGGTGGTCGCCTTCATGATGATGGCCATCGTGATGATGATCATCCCGCTGCCGACCTATCTGGTCGACACCCTGATCGGCATCAGCATCGCCCTGAGCATTCTGGTGCTGATCGTCGCTTTCTACATCCGCAAGCCCCTGGAACTGTCCGCGCTGCCGGCGCTGATTCTGCTCAGCACGCTGTTCCGCCTGGCCCTGTCGATCAGCACCACGCGGCTGATCCTGCTGCACGGCGACGCCGGGCATATCATCGAGGCCTTCGGCAAGTTCGTCATCGCCGGCGAGGTGGTGGTCGGTCTGGTGATCTTCTTGATCATCACCGTGGCGCAGTTCGTGGTCATCACCAAGGGCGCCGAGCGGGTGGCCGAGGTGGCGGCGCGTTTCAGCCTGGACGCCATGCCCGGCAAGCAGATGAGCATCGACAACGACCTGCGCAACGGCGACATCGACGCCAACGAGGCGCGCCGCAGGCGGTCCGACCTGCAGCGTGAGAGTCAGCTGTTCGGGGCAATGGACGGCTCGATGAAGTTCGTCAAGGGCGATGCCATCGCCGGCCTGGTGATCCTCTTCGTCAACCTGATCGGCGGCCTGCTGATCGGCATGCTGTCGCGCGGCATGTCCTTCGCCGATGCCGGGCACACCTACTCGCTGCTCACCGTGGGCGACGGGCTGATCGCGCAGATCCCGGCGCTGCTGATCGCCGTGGCCGCCGGCACCGTGGTGACCCGGGTCAACAACGAGGCCGAGCAGGCCGACCTGGGCACCGAGATCATCCGCCAGATGGGCAACAGCCAGCGTGCCCTGACGCTGACCGCGCTGATTCTCGCCGCCGTGGCGTTCATCCCCGGTTTCCCCGCGCCGGTGTTTATCGGCCTGTCGGCCGTGCTGGGGTCGTGCGCCTGGATGCTGCGGCGCCGCCAGCAGCGCGAGGAGCAAGCCGAGGTCGTGGCTGCCGAGGTCGTCGAGGAGGCGGCTGCCGACCCCGAACCCGAGCAGCAGGCGGACGCCCCAGCCGCTACAGCGGACACCCGGGTGCTGCTGTCGATCGGCCCGGGTCTGGCCGAAGCGGTACCGCTGCAACCCTTCAAGCAACGCCTCGAGGTGCTGTGCCACGACCTGCACAACGAGCTGGGCATCGAGTTCCCGATGCCGTCGGTGGTCGTCGACATGGCCGGCTCGACCGGTAGTTACCGGGTCGAGCTGGAAGGCGTGCCGGTGGATCAGGGCGAGCTGAACCCGGCTCAGGTGCTGCTCAAGGATGACCCCGTGCATCTGCAGCTGCTCGATATCGCTGGCGAGGAGCGCGCATCACCCCTGGGCAGCCGCGCCGGCCTGTGGATCGCCAGCGAACACCAGGCCGAACTGAGCGACGCGGGGATCGTCTACCTGCGCCCCGATGAAATCCTGCGTGATGTGCTGGCGCGCGTGCTGCGGCGTTATGCCGGGGACTTTCTCGGTATCCAGGAAACCCGCCAGTTGCTGGCGCACCTGGAGGAAAGCCACGGCGAGCTGGTCAAGGAGGCGCTGCGGGCAGTGCCCCTGCAGCGCATCGCCGACGCCCTGCGCCGCCTGGTGGCCGAAGGCGTATCGATCCGCAACCGGCGGGCGCTGCTCGAGGCGATGGTCGAGTGGGGCGGCCGCGAAGGCGATGTGGGGCGCTTCAGCGACCACCTGCGTACCGCCCTGGCGCGGCAGATCAGCCACCAGCATGCCGATGAGCAGCGGGTGATCGCGGCCTTCGTGCTGGGCTCGGCCCTGGAGGCGCAGCTGCTCGAGGCGGCGCGTCAGCAGGACACCGGACGCGGCGAGGTCCGTGCCCGGGAAGCCACCCGTGGCCTGCTCAAGGCGCTGCGCCAGGCGTGCGAGCAATTGCCCGAACGGGTCAAACCGACCCTGGTGGTGCACCCCGAGCTGCGCCGCCGCATCCTGCGCCTGTGCATTCGTGACGAACTGGAGATGGCCGTGCTGTCCTTTACCGAACTGGCCCCGGAATACAGCCTGCAGGCGATCAAGGTGATCGGCGCGCCGAGCACCGCGCGGGCGGAAAAGAGCCAACCTGCACCCGCGCTGGCAGGTGCCACATGA
- the sctJ gene encoding type III secretion system inner membrane ring lipoprotein SctJ yields the protein MGGHPLRLFALLLLTLLLQACDGMVLYSNLGEREANSMVAALLREGIAAQRQVQEDGRITVSVPQERLSEAVALLDEAGLPQQQFSNMGEVFKNNGLVSSPVQERAQMVYALSEELSHTVSQIDGVLSARVHVVLPDNDLLKRVISPSSASVLIRYEADTDIDQLIPQIKTLVANSISGLNYDGVSVTAIKAAVRSLRDDARPPLSSFLGVWMLDESVTRARTLFFGALLLLLGMAGAVGWLLWRERQGQGTYVLRQSE from the coding sequence ATGGGTGGGCATCCTTTGCGGTTGTTCGCGCTTTTGCTGCTGACGCTGTTGCTGCAGGCCTGCGATGGCATGGTGCTTTACAGCAACCTGGGCGAGCGTGAAGCCAACAGCATGGTCGCCGCCTTGCTGCGCGAGGGCATCGCCGCCCAGCGCCAGGTCCAGGAGGATGGCCGGATCACCGTCAGCGTGCCCCAGGAGCGATTGTCCGAGGCTGTCGCCCTGCTCGACGAAGCTGGCCTGCCCCAACAGCAGTTTTCCAACATGGGCGAGGTGTTCAAAAACAACGGTCTGGTGTCCTCGCCGGTGCAGGAGCGCGCGCAGATGGTCTACGCGCTCAGCGAAGAGCTGTCGCACACCGTGTCGCAGATCGATGGCGTGCTGTCGGCACGGGTCCACGTGGTGCTGCCCGACAACGACCTGCTCAAGCGGGTGATCTCGCCATCGTCGGCGTCGGTGCTGATCCGTTACGAAGCCGATACCGACATCGACCAGCTGATTCCGCAGATCAAGACCCTGGTTGCCAACAGTATTTCCGGGCTCAACTACGACGGCGTGTCGGTCACCGCGATCAAGGCGGCGGTGCGCAGCCTGCGTGACGATGCGCGGCCGCCGCTGAGCTCCTTTCTCGGTGTGTGGATGCTCGACGAAAGCGTGACGCGGGCACGTACCCTGTTTTTCGGCGCCCTGTTGCTGCTGCTCGGCATGGCCGGGGCAGTGGGCTGGCTGCTGTGGCGCGAGCGCCAGGGGCAGGGCACCTACGTGCTGAGGCAAAGCGAGTGA
- a CDS encoding type III secretion protein — translation MFHRPACADSGSIGRCLALTLLLLAGSVGTARADVTPPWFDQPYDYVVIDQDLRSTLEAFGRNLGLPMAISSRVKGRAQSNLRAASAGEFLDALCSNGGLTWFFDGNMLHVNSEEEIEIRQFEPSGFQLDELQSALDELGVAGKHLSLRSSFHGDGMLISGPPPYMALVQQRIDQLQSPVVAEPEVVRERGVRVFRGSAGIQVVKGADE, via the coding sequence TTGTTTCATCGACCTGCCTGCGCCGATAGTGGCTCCATCGGGCGTTGTCTGGCGCTGACCCTGCTGTTGCTGGCTGGCAGTGTGGGCACGGCCCGCGCCGACGTCACGCCACCCTGGTTCGATCAGCCCTACGACTATGTGGTGATCGACCAGGATCTGCGCAGCACCCTGGAAGCCTTCGGGCGCAACCTTGGCCTGCCGATGGCGATTTCCAGCCGGGTCAAGGGGCGCGCTCAGAGCAACCTGCGCGCGGCCAGTGCCGGCGAGTTTCTCGACGCCTTGTGCAGCAACGGCGGCCTGACCTGGTTTTTCGACGGCAACATGCTGCATGTGAACAGTGAGGAAGAAATCGAGATTCGCCAGTTCGAACCCAGCGGCTTTCAGCTCGACGAGTTGCAGAGCGCATTGGACGAGCTGGGTGTAGCAGGCAAGCATCTGTCGCTGCGCAGCAGCTTTCACGGTGACGGCATGCTGATTTCCGGGCCGCCCCCCTACATGGCGCTGGTCCAGCAACGTATCGATCAGCTGCAGAGCCCGGTGGTCGCCGAGCCCGAAGTGGTTCGCGAGCGAGGCGTGCGGGTGTTTCGCGGCAGTGCCGGCATCCAGGTGGTCAAGGGTGCGGACGAATAA
- a CDS encoding type III secretion protein gives MLRDEHDAAKLLQGLGDLYLRVGQGPRALVLLLLAVQLNADDPLLLARLAAAFTANGDGQRALHTLDRLRGLQGESAAWLLLRSRALWSAGQHGEARACFARYRTLRQEREA, from the coding sequence ATGCTGCGCGACGAACACGATGCCGCCAAGCTGCTCCAGGGCCTGGGCGATCTTTACCTGCGGGTTGGTCAGGGGCCTCGCGCCCTGGTGCTGCTGCTGCTGGCCGTGCAGCTCAATGCCGATGATCCGTTGTTGCTGGCGCGCCTGGCGGCGGCCTTCACCGCCAATGGCGATGGGCAGCGGGCCTTGCACACCCTGGATCGTCTGCGCGGGCTGCAGGGGGAGTCGGCGGCCTGGCTGCTGCTGCGCAGCCGGGCGCTGTGGAGCGCCGGTCAGCACGGCGAAGCGCGCGCCTGCTTTGCCCGTTACCGCACTTTGCGCCAGGAACGTGAAGCATGA
- a CDS encoding tetratricopeptide repeat protein yields the protein MPSISTRCILLASLALLGACSHHAPDNEPAPGGDEAYQRLMKLAGDVESRGDRGTAATLYQRAAEQPGAGFDAWQRLGHARLESGNIQGAEAAYQKAVALEPDNPLGLLGLGTAQLRLGYPERAQPLLESAARQLPNDAQAFARLGAAEAQLGNVTAMQKAFATARRLAPNDLDARSNLALAYALNGDTGNALREITGIDRAPTAQLRHQRNALLVQVLAGAQGKPASVQLDDTSATQRQALIAEAQRIAAIGDPAERARALGMSAGR from the coding sequence TTGCCGTCGATTTCCACCCGCTGCATCCTGCTTGCCAGCCTCGCCCTGCTCGGCGCCTGTAGTCACCACGCCCCCGATAACGAGCCCGCGCCGGGCGGCGATGAGGCCTACCAGCGCCTGATGAAACTGGCCGGCGATGTCGAATCGCGCGGTGACCGCGGCACCGCCGCGACGCTCTACCAGAGGGCTGCGGAACAACCGGGGGCGGGCTTCGACGCCTGGCAGCGGCTGGGCCATGCGCGACTGGAGAGCGGCAACATCCAGGGCGCCGAGGCGGCCTACCAGAAAGCCGTCGCGCTGGAGCCGGACAACCCGCTGGGCCTGCTCGGCCTGGGCACCGCGCAGCTGCGCCTGGGCTACCCGGAGCGCGCCCAGCCGCTGCTGGAAAGTGCCGCCCGGCAATTGCCCAACGATGCCCAGGCCTTTGCTCGCCTGGGCGCCGCCGAGGCGCAGCTGGGCAATGTCACGGCCATGCAGAAGGCCTTCGCCACGGCACGCCGGCTGGCCCCCAACGACCTCGATGCGCGCAGCAACCTGGCCCTGGCCTATGCGCTCAACGGCGACACCGGCAATGCCCTGCGCGAAATCACCGGCATCGACCGTGCGCCCACCGCGCAGTTGCGCCATCAACGCAACGCGCTGCTGGTTCAGGTACTGGCGGGCGCCCAGGGCAAACCGGCCAGCGTGCAGCTCGACGACACCAGCGCCACCCAGCGCCAGGCGCTGATCGCCGAGGCGCAGCGTATCGCGGCCATCGGCGACCCCGCCGAACGCGCCAGAGCCCTTGGGATGAGCGCCGGGCGCTAA
- the sctR gene encoding type III secretion system export apparatus subunit SctR, with protein sequence MTDYQPNLLEIILVVTTIGLIPLAVVTLTGFLKISVVLFLIRNALGVQQTPPNLVLYGIALILAVYVTTPLIGEMYREVEGRSISLQNAEELRELGDALHAPLQTHLSRFANPSERAFFVQATETVWSEEARADLRDDDLVVLIPAFVSSELTRAFEIGFLLYIPFLVIDLLVANVLMAMGMMMVSPTLISIPLKIFLFVAVSGWSRLMHGLILSYGGG encoded by the coding sequence ATGACGGATTACCAACCGAACCTGCTGGAAATCATCCTGGTCGTCACCACGATCGGCTTGATTCCCCTGGCGGTAGTGACCCTGACCGGCTTTCTGAAAATCTCCGTGGTGCTGTTCCTGATTCGCAACGCCCTGGGCGTGCAGCAGACGCCCCCGAACCTGGTGCTCTACGGCATCGCCCTGATCCTCGCGGTATACGTCACCACGCCGCTGATCGGCGAGATGTACCGCGAGGTGGAGGGGCGCTCGATCAGTTTGCAGAACGCCGAGGAGTTGCGCGAGCTGGGCGACGCCCTGCATGCGCCCTTGCAGACCCACCTGTCACGTTTCGCCAACCCGTCCGAGCGCGCCTTCTTCGTGCAGGCCACCGAAACCGTATGGTCCGAGGAAGCCCGCGCTGACCTGCGCGACGATGACCTGGTGGTGCTGATTCCGGCGTTCGTCAGCTCCGAGCTGACCCGCGCCTTCGAGATCGGCTTTCTGCTCTACATCCCCTTTCTGGTGATCGACCTGCTGGTGGCCAACGTGCTGATGGCCATGGGCATGATGATGGTGTCGCCGACGCTGATCTCGATTCCCCTGAAGATATTTCTGTTCGTCGCCGTCAGCGGCTGGTCACGGCTGATGCACGGCCTGATCCTCAGCTACGGGGGAGGGTAA